One window from the genome of Gambusia affinis linkage group LG14, SWU_Gaff_1.0, whole genome shotgun sequence encodes:
- the LOC122843624 gene encoding receptor-transporting protein 3-like: MSKPTGWVPAFWLEIFDELLYDDNELDYGDEWNLNFNYTQTNEITKEQRKRGWKVYSHCAFGKFQCGACRKSWRSARAVVLFRYRVRNGRGTVIMRPFGQACRSCQDGAFDLPGFTRKEVEHAFLRLFSKIRKNCYGEQESDEASSTSSAKVWTKPHEAALCEACRLGICCLEDE; this comes from the exons atgagcAAACCAACAG GTTGGGTTCCAGCTTTCTGGCTGGAAATATTTGATGAACTCCTTTATGATGACAATGAGCTGGACTACGGAGACGAGTGGAATCTAAACTTTAACTACACCCAAACAAACGAAATCACCAAAGAACAGAGGAAGAGAGGCTGGAAAGTGTATTCCCATTGTGCTTTTGGAAA GTTCCAGTGCGGAGCTTGTCGTAAGTCCTGGCGTTCGGCTCGAGCAGTGGTGCTGTTCCGCTACCGGGTGAGAAACGGCCGGGGTACGGTGATAATGCGACCTTTTGGTCAAGCTTGTCGTAGTTGCCAGGATGGGGCATTTGATCTTCCAGGTTTTACCAGGAAGGAAGTGGAACACGCTTTTCTCAGGCTTTTTTCCAAAATCCGTAAAAATTGCTATGGGGAGCAGGAAAGCGACGAAGCTTCTTCGACATCCTCTGCCAAAGTGTGGACCAAGCCCCATGAGGCAGCACTGTGTGAGGCCTGCCGTCTGGGCATTTGCTGTCTGGAGGATGAGTGA